One genomic segment of Gottschalkia acidurici 9a includes these proteins:
- a CDS encoding ECF transporter S component — translation MKNIHVKTKNLTKIAIMSSLICIATYLFKIPSINGYTHLGDCMIFISVLILGWKKGALAGGIGGALADFLGGYMQWVLPTFIIKICMGVIMGLMAERLFPKLKYGWLIGAFVGGAFQVAAYTLVKIPLAGWGYAISSFPTVTMQTISSIVIAFILGSTLLASGTIKKLKEI, via the coding sequence ATGAAGAATATACATGTGAAAACAAAAAACTTAACAAAGATAGCTATAATGAGCTCATTAATATGCATTGCTACATATCTTTTTAAAATACCATCAATTAACGGATATACTCATTTAGGAGACTGTATGATTTTTATATCTGTACTGATTCTAGGTTGGAAAAAAGGTGCTTTAGCTGGAGGAATAGGAGGCGCCTTAGCGGACTTTTTAGGAGGATATATGCAGTGGGTATTGCCAACGTTTATTATTAAAATTTGTATGGGTGTAATCATGGGTTTAATGGCAGAAAGGTTATTTCCAAAGCTAAAATATGGTTGGCTAATAGGTGCTTTTGTAGGAGGGGCTTTTCAAGTTGCAGCTTATACGCTTGTTAAAATACCTCTAGCTGGTTGGGGTTATGCAATTTCAAGTTTTCCTACAGTAACAATGCAGACAATAAGTAGTATAGTAATAGCATTTATATTGGGATCTACATTATTAGCATCTGGAACAATAAAAAAGTTAAAGGAGATATAG